In Musa acuminata AAA Group cultivar baxijiao chromosome BXJ2-3, Cavendish_Baxijiao_AAA, whole genome shotgun sequence, the following proteins share a genomic window:
- the LOC135586278 gene encoding triacylglycerol lipase 2-like has translation MAIDLLSMRARLLFVSVSATGDQNGSHQYEHLIRQVVASDPPSPANGACKSIMGTYVYKCEEHEVTTKDGYILGVQRIPMGRSPARNGGSGTPILLQHGLFMDGLGWLLSSPDESLGYILADEGYDVWIANSRGTKHSRRNTGTGHGMSLRNTIFLPLLSTFTGIRESRSFTMRGILGEL, from the exons ATGGCTATCGATCTGCTTTCCATGAGAGCAAGGCTTCTTTTTGTTTCTGTTTCAGCAACTGGTGATCAGAATGGCAGTCATCAGTACGAGCACTTGATTCGACAGGTTGTCGCTTCAGATCCTCCTTCGCCTGCAAATGGCGCCTGCAAATCCATCATGGGGACTTACGTCTACAAGTGCGAAGAACATGAA GTGACGACAAAAGATGGTTACATCCTTGGCGTGCAGAGGATTCCCATGGGGCGGTCACCGGCACGCAACGGAGGTAGTGGCACGCCGATCTTGCTGCAGCACGGGCTATTCATG GATGGTTTGGGATGGCTACTGAGTTCGCCGGATGAATCACTGGGATACATTTTGGCCGACGAGGGATACGATGTTTGGATCGCCAATAGTCGTGGAACAAAGCACAG TCGAAGGAATACTGGGACTGGTCATGGGATGAGCTTGCGGAATACGATCTTCCTGCCACTGTTGAGTACGTTTACGGGCATACGGGAAAGCAGAAGCTTCACTATGCGCGGCATTCTCGG